Proteins encoded by one window of Arabidopsis thaliana chromosome 2, partial sequence:
- the PDF1.2b gene encoding plant defensin 1.2b (plant defensin 1.2b (PDF1.2b); FUNCTIONS IN: molecular_function unknown; INVOLVED IN: defense response; LOCATED IN: endomembrane system, cell wall; EXPRESSED IN: 8 plant structures; EXPRESSED DURING: 8 growth stages; CONTAINS InterPro DOMAIN/s: Gamma thionin (InterPro:IPR008176), Knottin (InterPro:IPR003614); BEST Arabidopsis thaliana protein match is: plant defensin 1.2C (TAIR:AT5G44430.1); Has 188 Blast hits to 188 proteins in 43 species: Archae - 0; Bacteria - 0; Metazoa - 0; Fungi - 0; Plants - 187; Viruses - 0; Other Eukaryotes - 1 (source: NCBI BLink).): MAKFASIITFIYAALVLFAAFEVPTMVEAQKLCEKPSGTWSGVCGNSNACKNQCINLEGAKHGSCNYVFPAHKCICYVPC; encoded by the exons ATGGCTAAGTTTGCTTCCATCATCACCTTTATCTACGCTGCTCTTGTTCTCTTTGCAGCTTTTG AAGTACCAACAATGGTGGAAGCACAGAAGTTGTGCGAGAAGCCAAGTGGTACTTGGTCAGGAGTTTGCGGAAACAGCAATGCATGCAAGAATCAGTGCATTAACCTTGAAGGAGCAAAACATGGATCTTGCAACTATGTCTTCCCAGCTCACAAGTGTATCTGTTACGTCCCATGTTAA
- a CDS encoding F-box/RNI-like/FBD-like domains-containing protein (F-box/RNI-like/FBD-like domains-containing protein; CONTAINS InterPro DOMAIN/s: FBD (InterPro:IPR013596), F-box domain, cyclin-like (InterPro:IPR001810), F-box domain, Skp2-like (InterPro:IPR022364), FBD-like (InterPro:IPR006566), Leucine-rich repeat 2 (InterPro:IPR013101); BEST Arabidopsis thaliana protein match is: F-box/RNI-like/FBD-like domains-containing protein (TAIR:AT5G44950.1); Has 2057 Blast hits to 2017 proteins in 27 species: Archae - 0; Bacteria - 4; Metazoa - 0; Fungi - 0; Plants - 2053; Viruses - 0; Other Eukaryotes - 0 (source: NCBI BLink).), with translation MNCDRICELPDSLLTQVLSYLPTIDSVKTSVLSKRWEFLWLRVPVLDLKVSDFPDENYASFIDNFLEFNRKSRMRKFKLKYDEYTYDDDRLAGWVVTTVDRGIQHLDAKGFETNMCVREFMPQNIYKCNTLVSLMLVTVGIENPEFVVSLPSLKIMHLEDVWYYDDPLIMEKIISGCPVLEDFVLIRPIDFCNLDVLQFLRVRSLSLRSFRLTFEYSVSCTYFSVEIDAPRLEYLNFNDDQSDTIVVKNMTSLSMIDIDSEFNVKFGGSRLEPGDLRKRDIIRDFLTAISCVRHMIISRRTLEVLDRYSKLVPIPKFDNLYRLQAAVSRSMLQLLLVFLESCPNLENLILDFTVSTEPEQDGLTYVPQCLLSSLECVEIRELIMGEETGEKLVRYFLKNSVVLKKLILRLEDSSIANQDSDIFKELSTFTKRSRSCEVIIIH, from the exons ATGAATTGCGATAGAATCTGCGAATTGCCAGATTCTTTACTAACTCAAGTACTCTCATACCTTCCGACCATAGATTCCGTTAAAACAAGCGTTTTATCGAAACGATGGGAATTTCTCTGGCTTAGGGTTCCTGTTCTCGACTTAAAAGTCAGCGATTTCCCTGACGAAAACTACGCAAGCTTTATCGACAATTTTCTCGAGTTTAATCGAAAATCACGAATGCGAAAATTCAAGTTGAAGTATGATGAATACACTTACGACGATGATCGGTTAGCTGGGTGGGTTGTAACAACGGTTGATCGCGGAATTCAACATCTAGATGCTAAAGGTTTTGAGACTAATATGTGTGTAAGAGAGTTCATGCCTCAGAATATTTATAAGTGCAATACATTGGTGTCTCTAATGCTTGTAACCGTAGGAATCGAGAATCCAGAGTTCGTTGTTTCACTACCGTCTCTTAAGATAATGCATTTAGAAGATGTTTGGTATTATGATGATCCTTTGATCATGGAGAAGATTATCTCAGGTTGTCCTGTTCTTGAAGATTTTGTATTGATTAGGCCTATTGATTTTTGTAATCTAGATGTTCTGCAGTTTCTTCGTGTGAGGTCTCTGAGTCTTAGAAGCTTTCGTCTTACGTTTGAGTATAGTGTTTCTTGTACGTATTTTTCGGTTGAGATTGATGCTCCTAGACTTgagtatttgaattttaatgatGACCAATCTGATACGATTGTAGTCAAGAACATGACTTCTTTGTCGATGATTGATATTGATAGTGAATTTAATGTTAAGTTTGGCGGCAGTCGTTTGGAACCGGGGGATTTACGCAAGAGAGATATCATCCGTGATTTTTTAACCGCGATATCTTGTGTAAGACATATGATCATCTCTCGGCGTACTTTAGAG GTCCTAGATCGATATTCGAAGTTGGTACCTATTCCGAAATTCGATAACTTGTACCGTTTACAAGCTGCGGTTTCTCGATCCATGTTGCAGTTGTTGCTTGTCTTTCTTGAGAGCTGCCCAAATCTTGAAAACCTCATCTTG GACTTTACTGTTTCAACGGAGCCTGAGCAAGATGGACTTACCTATGTCCCTCAGTGTTTGTTATCGAGTTTGGAGTGTGTTGAGATTAGAGAATTGATTATGGGAGAAGAAACCGGGGAGAAATTAGTGAGGTATTTTCTCAAGAATTCAGTAGTTCTCAAGAAACTCATTTTGCGTTTAGAAGATTCTTCGATAGCAAACCAAGATTCAGATATCTTCAAGGAGCTTAGTACTTTCACAAAGCGTTCTCGCAGCTGTGAGGTTATCATCATTCATTGA
- a CDS encoding F-box/RNI-like/FBD-like domains-containing protein — translation MNCDRICELPDSLLTQVLSYLPTIDSVKTSVLSKRWEFLWLRVPVLDLKVSDFPDENYASFIDNFLEFNRKSRMRKFKLKYDEYTYDDDRLAGWVVTTVDRGIQHLDAKGFETNMCVREFMPQNIYKCNTLVSLMLVTVGIENPEFVVSLPSLKIMHLEDVWYYDDPLIMEKIISGCPVLEDFVLIRPIDFCNLDVLQFLRVRSLSLRSFRLTFEYSVSCTYFSVEIDAPRLEYLNFNDDQSDTIVVKNMTSLSMIDIDSEFNVKFGGSRLEPGDLRKRDIIRDFLTAISCVRHMIISRRTLEVLDRYSKLVPIPKFDNLYRLQAAVSRSMLQLLLVFLESCPNLENLILRVHLQDFTVSTEPEQDGLTYVPQCLLSSLECVEIRELIMGEETGEKLVRYFLKNSVVLKKLILRLEDSSIANQDSDIFKELSTFTKRSRSCEVIIIH, via the exons ATGAATTGCGATAGAATCTGCGAATTGCCAGATTCTTTACTAACTCAAGTACTCTCATACCTTCCGACCATAGATTCCGTTAAAACAAGCGTTTTATCGAAACGATGGGAATTTCTCTGGCTTAGGGTTCCTGTTCTCGACTTAAAAGTCAGCGATTTCCCTGACGAAAACTACGCAAGCTTTATCGACAATTTTCTCGAGTTTAATCGAAAATCACGAATGCGAAAATTCAAGTTGAAGTATGATGAATACACTTACGACGATGATCGGTTAGCTGGGTGGGTTGTAACAACGGTTGATCGCGGAATTCAACATCTAGATGCTAAAGGTTTTGAGACTAATATGTGTGTAAGAGAGTTCATGCCTCAGAATATTTATAAGTGCAATACATTGGTGTCTCTAATGCTTGTAACCGTAGGAATCGAGAATCCAGAGTTCGTTGTTTCACTACCGTCTCTTAAGATAATGCATTTAGAAGATGTTTGGTATTATGATGATCCTTTGATCATGGAGAAGATTATCTCAGGTTGTCCTGTTCTTGAAGATTTTGTATTGATTAGGCCTATTGATTTTTGTAATCTAGATGTTCTGCAGTTTCTTCGTGTGAGGTCTCTGAGTCTTAGAAGCTTTCGTCTTACGTTTGAGTATAGTGTTTCTTGTACGTATTTTTCGGTTGAGATTGATGCTCCTAGACTTgagtatttgaattttaatgatGACCAATCTGATACGATTGTAGTCAAGAACATGACTTCTTTGTCGATGATTGATATTGATAGTGAATTTAATGTTAAGTTTGGCGGCAGTCGTTTGGAACCGGGGGATTTACGCAAGAGAGATATCATCCGTGATTTTTTAACCGCGATATCTTGTGTAAGACATATGATCATCTCTCGGCGTACTTTAGAG GTCCTAGATCGATATTCGAAGTTGGTACCTATTCCGAAATTCGATAACTTGTACCGTTTACAAGCTGCGGTTTCTCGATCCATGTTGCAGTTGTTGCTTGTCTTTCTTGAGAGCTGCCCAAATCTTGAAAACCTCATCTTG CGTGTGCACCTGCAGGACTTTACTGTTTCAACGGAGCCTGAGCAAGATGGACTTACCTATGTCCCTCAGTGTTTGTTATCGAGTTTGGAGTGTGTTGAGATTAGAGAATTGATTATGGGAGAAGAAACCGGGGAGAAATTAGTGAGGTATTTTCTCAAGAATTCAGTAGTTCTCAAGAAACTCATTTTGCGTTTAGAAGATTCTTCGATAGCAAACCAAGATTCAGATATCTTCAAGGAGCTTAGTACTTTCACAAAGCGTTCTCGCAGCTGTGAGGTTATCATCATTCATTGA
- a CDS encoding F-box/RNI-like/FBD-like domains-containing protein (F-box/RNI-like/FBD-like domains-containing protein; CONTAINS InterPro DOMAIN/s: FBD (InterPro:IPR013596), FBD-like (InterPro:IPR006566), Leucine-rich repeat 2 (InterPro:IPR013101); BEST Arabidopsis thaliana protein match is: F-box/RNI-like/FBD-like domains-containing protein (TAIR:AT5G44950.1); Has 35333 Blast hits to 34131 proteins in 2444 species: Archae - 798; Bacteria - 22429; Metazoa - 974; Fungi - 991; Plants - 531; Viruses - 0; Other Eukaryotes - 9610 (source: NCBI BLink).): MRKFKLKYDEYTYDDDRLAGWVVTTVDRGIQHLDAKGFETNMCVREFMPQNIYKCNTLVSLMLVTVGIENPEFVVSLPSLKIMHLEDVWYYDDPLIMEKIISGCPVLEDFVLIRPIDFCNLDVLQFLRVRSLSLRSFRLTFEYSVSCTYFSVEIDAPRLEYLNFNDDQSDTIVVKNMTSLSMIDIDSEFNVKFGGSRLEPGDLRKRDIIRDFLTAISCVRHMIISRRTLEVLDRYSKLVPIPKFDNLYRLQAAVSRSMLQLLLVFLESCPNLENLILDFTVSTEPEQDGLTYVPQCLLSSLECVEIRELIMGEETGEKLVRYFLKNSVVLKKLILRLEDSSIANQDSDIFKELSTFTKRSRSCEVIIIH; this comes from the exons ATGCGAAAATTCAAGTTGAAGTATGATGAATACACTTACGACGATGATCGGTTAGCTGGGTGGGTTGTAACAACGGTTGATCGCGGAATTCAACATCTAGATGCTAAAGGTTTTGAGACTAATATGTGTGTAAGAGAGTTCATGCCTCAGAATATTTATAAGTGCAATACATTGGTGTCTCTAATGCTTGTAACCGTAGGAATCGAGAATCCAGAGTTCGTTGTTTCACTACCGTCTCTTAAGATAATGCATTTAGAAGATGTTTGGTATTATGATGATCCTTTGATCATGGAGAAGATTATCTCAGGTTGTCCTGTTCTTGAAGATTTTGTATTGATTAGGCCTATTGATTTTTGTAATCTAGATGTTCTGCAGTTTCTTCGTGTGAGGTCTCTGAGTCTTAGAAGCTTTCGTCTTACGTTTGAGTATAGTGTTTCTTGTACGTATTTTTCGGTTGAGATTGATGCTCCTAGACTTgagtatttgaattttaatgatGACCAATCTGATACGATTGTAGTCAAGAACATGACTTCTTTGTCGATGATTGATATTGATAGTGAATTTAATGTTAAGTTTGGCGGCAGTCGTTTGGAACCGGGGGATTTACGCAAGAGAGATATCATCCGTGATTTTTTAACCGCGATATCTTGTGTAAGACATATGATCATCTCTCGGCGTACTTTAGAG GTCCTAGATCGATATTCGAAGTTGGTACCTATTCCGAAATTCGATAACTTGTACCGTTTACAAGCTGCGGTTTCTCGATCCATGTTGCAGTTGTTGCTTGTCTTTCTTGAGAGCTGCCCAAATCTTGAAAACCTCATCTTG GACTTTACTGTTTCAACGGAGCCTGAGCAAGATGGACTTACCTATGTCCCTCAGTGTTTGTTATCGAGTTTGGAGTGTGTTGAGATTAGAGAATTGATTATGGGAGAAGAAACCGGGGAGAAATTAGTGAGGTATTTTCTCAAGAATTCAGTAGTTCTCAAGAAACTCATTTTGCGTTTAGAAGATTCTTCGATAGCAAACCAAGATTCAGATATCTTCAAGGAGCTTAGTACTTTCACAAAGCGTTCTCGCAGCTGTGAGGTTATCATCATTCATTGA
- a CDS encoding F-box/RNI-like/FBD-like domains-containing protein, translating into MHLEDVWYYDDPLIMEKIISGCPVLEDFVLIRPIDFCNLDVLQFLRVRSLSLRSFRLTFEYSVSCTYFSVEIDAPRLEYLNFNDDQSDTIVVKNMTSLSMIDIDSEFNVKFGGSRLEPGDLRKRDIIRDFLTAISCVRHMIISRRTLEVLDRYSKLVPIPKFDNLYRLQAAVSRSMLQLLLVFLESCPNLENLILDFTVSTEPEQDGLTYVPQCLLSSLECVEIRELIMGEETGEKLVRYFLKNSVVLKKLILRLEDSSIANQDSDIFKELSTFTKRSRSCEVIIIH; encoded by the exons ATGCATTTAGAAGATGTTTGGTATTATGATGATCCTTTGATCATGGAGAAGATTATCTCAGGTTGTCCTGTTCTTGAAGATTTTGTATTGATTAGGCCTATTGATTTTTGTAATCTAGATGTTCTGCAGTTTCTTCGTGTGAGGTCTCTGAGTCTTAGAAGCTTTCGTCTTACGTTTGAGTATAGTGTTTCTTGTACGTATTTTTCGGTTGAGATTGATGCTCCTAGACTTgagtatttgaattttaatgatGACCAATCTGATACGATTGTAGTCAAGAACATGACTTCTTTGTCGATGATTGATATTGATAGTGAATTTAATGTTAAGTTTGGCGGCAGTCGTTTGGAACCGGGGGATTTACGCAAGAGAGATATCATCCGTGATTTTTTAACCGCGATATCTTGTGTAAGACATATGATCATCTCTCGGCGTACTTTAGAG GTCCTAGATCGATATTCGAAGTTGGTACCTATTCCGAAATTCGATAACTTGTACCGTTTACAAGCTGCGGTTTCTCGATCCATGTTGCAGTTGTTGCTTGTCTTTCTTGAGAGCTGCCCAAATCTTGAAAACCTCATCTTG GACTTTACTGTTTCAACGGAGCCTGAGCAAGATGGACTTACCTATGTCCCTCAGTGTTTGTTATCGAGTTTGGAGTGTGTTGAGATTAGAGAATTGATTATGGGAGAAGAAACCGGGGAGAAATTAGTGAGGTATTTTCTCAAGAATTCAGTAGTTCTCAAGAAACTCATTTTGCGTTTAGAAGATTCTTCGATAGCAAACCAAGATTCAGATATCTTCAAGGAGCTTAGTACTTTCACAAAGCGTTCTCGCAGCTGTGAGGTTATCATCATTCATTGA
- the PYL2 gene encoding PYR1-like 2 (PYR1-like 2 (PYL2); CONTAINS InterPro DOMAIN/s: Polyketide cyclase/dehydrase (InterPro:IPR019587); BEST Arabidopsis thaliana protein match is: PYR1-like 3 (TAIR:AT1G73000.1); Has 445 Blast hits to 441 proteins in 38 species: Archae - 0; Bacteria - 5; Metazoa - 0; Fungi - 0; Plants - 439; Viruses - 0; Other Eukaryotes - 1 (source: NCBI BLink).) encodes MSSSPAVKGLTDEEQKTLEPVIKTYHQFEPDPTTCTSLITQRIHAPASVVWPLIRRFDNPERYKHFVKRCRLISGDGDVGSVREVTVISGLPASTSTERLEFVDDDHRVLSFRVVGGEHRLKNYKSVTSVNEFLNQDSGKVYTVVLESYTVDIPEGNTEEDTKMFVDTVVKLNLQKLGVAATSAPMHDDE; translated from the coding sequence ATGAGCTCATCCCCGGCCGTGAAAGGCCTAACCGATGAAGAGCAGAAAACCCTCGAACCGGTTATCAAAACGTACCACCAGTTCGAACCAGACCCAACCACGTGCACTTCTCTCATAACCCAACGCATCCACGCTCCGGCCTCCGTGGTTTGGCCTCTTATCCGCCGCTTCGACAACCCCGAACGCTACAAACACTTTGTAAAAAGGTGCCGTCTCATCTCCGGTGATGGTGACGTCGGAAGCGTCAGAGAAGTGACCGTAATCTCCGGCCTCCCAGCCTCAACCAGTACCGAGCGGCTTGAGTTCGTCGATGACGACCACCGTGTTCTAAGCTTCAGGGTCGTCGGCGGAGAGCACCGACTCAAGAACTACAAATCAGTGACGTCGGTCAATGAGTTCTTGAATCAAGATTCCGGCAAGGTTTACACGGTGGTTCTTGAATCTTACACCGTTGATATTCCCGAGGGAAACACAGAGGAAGACACTAAAATGTTTGTGGACACTGTCGTCAAACTCAACCTTCAGAAACTCGGAGTTGCCGCCACATCTGCACCTATGCATGATGATGAATAA
- a CDS encoding hypothetical protein (DUF1644) (FUNCTIONS IN: zinc ion binding; INVOLVED IN: biological_process unknown; LOCATED IN: intracellular; EXPRESSED IN: central cell; CONTAINS InterPro DOMAIN/s: Zinc finger, C2H2-like (InterPro:IPR015880), Protein of unknown function DUF1644 (InterPro:IPR012866); BEST Arabidopsis thaliana protein match is: Protein of unknown function (DUF1644) (TAIR:AT1G80220.1); Has 274 Blast hits to 266 proteins in 22 species: Archae - 0; Bacteria - 0; Metazoa - 15; Fungi - 2; Plants - 257; Viruses - 0; Other Eukaryotes - 0 (source: NCBI BLink).): MCESSNKVRVSPYPLRSSRTDKHKASESPIETGWEDVRGCHPYMCDTSVRHSNCFKQFRRKTIKKRLYPKTLHCPLCRGEVSETTKVTSTARRFMNAKPRSCSVEDCKFSGTFSQLTKHLKTEHRGIVPPKVDPLRQQRWEMMERHSEYVELMTAAGISRMAEVMQQQLPQDQNHPHVFQVTVNGTIWNLIDPSQGRNGLGITNYSAMQFVPLSINHSRTL; encoded by the exons atgtGTGAGTCAAGCAACAAAGTCAGAGTATCGCCATACCCGCTTCGGTCTTCGAGGACCGACAAACACAAGGCGTCAGAGTCGCCTATTGAGACAGGTTGGGAGGATGTGCG tgGATGTCATCCTTACATGTGCGATACGAGTGTTCGTCACTCCAATTGTTTCAAGCAGTTCCGcagaaaaaccataaaaaagcGCCTATACCCCAAGACCTTACATTGTCCTCTCTGTAGAGGTGAAGTATCCGAGACGACAAAGGTGACGAGCACTGCAAGAAGATTTATGAATGCTAAACCGAGGTCTTGCTCCGTAGAGGATTGCAAATTCTCTGGGACGTTTTCTCAGCTTACTAAGCACTTGAAAACTGAGCATCGCGGTATTGTGCCACCAAAGGTCGATCCACTGAGACAACAGAGATGGGAAATGATGGAGAGACATTCTGAATACGTTGAACTCATGACTGCAGCTGGGATTTCGCGTATGGCTGAGGTGATGCAACAACAGCTTCCCCAGGATCAGAATCATCCTCATGTGTTTCAAGTGACCGTTAATGGAACCATATGGAATCTAATTGATCCGAGTCAGGGAAGGAATGGATTAGGCATCACCAACTATAGCGCAATGCAGTTTGTACCATTAAGCATAAATCACAGTAGAACTCTGTGA